One window of the Deinococcus aerius genome contains the following:
- a CDS encoding DUF6194 family protein has translation MDEQAVTEAITRRYADLEVIESSGNFFFQVRPGREAGPDRWLPFATLVTNDLYDRASRLERPSVFRLNVGVSPETYRSLFGELPRGSGASVIDTGHDYTALDRLMPHPLYAPMAWVCVLNPSEATFQALQPLLDEAHTRAARRGAARAERRET, from the coding sequence ATGGATGAGCAAGCTGTTACAGAGGCCATTACCCGTCGGTACGCCGACCTAGAGGTGATCGAGTCGTCGGGCAACTTCTTTTTCCAGGTCCGGCCTGGACGGGAGGCTGGCCCCGACCGCTGGCTGCCCTTCGCCACACTGGTCACGAACGACCTGTACGATCGGGCCTCCCGGCTTGAGCGGCCCTCGGTCTTTCGGCTCAACGTCGGGGTGAGTCCGGAAACCTACCGCTCGCTGTTCGGGGAACTGCCGCGGGGCAGCGGGGCGTCCGTCATCGACACCGGGCACGACTACACAGCGCTGGACCGGCTCATGCCGCACCCCCTGTACGCGCCGATGGCCTGGGTCTGCGTCCTCAACCCCAGTGAGGCGACGTTTCAGGCCCTCCAGCCCCTGCTGGACGAGGCCCATACGCGCGCAGCCCGGCGTGGGGCCGCGCGGGCGGAGCGCCGGGAAACGTAG
- a CDS encoding MFS transporter, with protein MSDAPPPHRGSPKLILFLTIFVAMLGLSVLFPIIAPLGRQLGLSETQIGWFSTAYSLAQFVFAPIWGSRSERVGRKPILILGLVGFSLSFGLFGVLAALGLHGVLGGTALFALLVGARLIGGLLSSATLPTAQAMMADLTAEKDRAAAMGLIGAAFGLGVVFGPALGALLSGFGLTVPVFFSAGLGLLTALAAFLTLPETRRAGAGAAPRGERRALLRQPAILLFLAVSALYTLASVGMEQTIAFYVQDTLRLGAAETARAVGGMLAVFGFLAAAVQGGAMRPLSKKVAPGPLISLGLLVMGAGMFLLPQTHTFWAITAALAVVGVGSAILGPSLSAALSLSAGANGQGAVAGLNSSALALGRMTGPLLGTGLYQTAGHAAPYLLSGGVLGALLVWTLIARPQVRPAGREGEAVRS; from the coding sequence ATGAGCGACGCCCCCCCTCCCCATCGCGGGAGTCCCAAACTGATCCTGTTCCTGACCATCTTCGTCGCCATGCTGGGCCTGAGCGTGCTGTTCCCGATCATCGCGCCGCTGGGGCGGCAACTGGGCCTCAGCGAGACGCAGATCGGCTGGTTCTCCACCGCCTACAGCCTCGCGCAGTTCGTGTTCGCCCCGATCTGGGGCAGCCGCAGCGAACGCGTGGGCCGCAAGCCCATCCTGATCCTCGGCTTGGTCGGCTTCTCGCTGAGCTTCGGGCTGTTCGGGGTGCTCGCTGCCCTGGGCTTGCACGGCGTGCTGGGCGGCACCGCGCTCTTCGCGCTGCTCGTCGGCGCCCGGCTGATCGGCGGCCTGCTCTCCAGCGCCACCCTGCCCACCGCCCAGGCGATGATGGCCGACCTGACCGCCGAGAAGGACCGCGCCGCCGCGATGGGATTGATCGGCGCGGCCTTTGGCCTGGGCGTGGTGTTCGGCCCGGCGCTGGGGGCACTGCTCTCGGGCTTCGGGCTCACCGTGCCCGTGTTCTTCAGCGCGGGGCTGGGCCTGCTGACCGCGCTCGCCGCCTTCCTCACCCTGCCGGAGACGCGCCGGGCGGGCGCTGGAGCGGCCCCCCGGGGGGAACGCCGCGCCCTGCTGCGGCAGCCCGCCATCCTGCTCTTCCTGGCGGTCAGCGCCCTGTACACGCTCGCCTCGGTGGGGATGGAGCAGACCATCGCGTTCTACGTGCAGGACACCCTGCGCCTGGGGGCCGCCGAGACGGCGCGGGCGGTGGGCGGGATGCTCGCCGTGTTCGGCTTCCTCGCCGCGGCGGTGCAGGGCGGGGCGATGCGGCCCCTGAGCAAGAAGGTGGCGCCCGGCCCGCTCATCAGCCTGGGCCTGCTCGTGATGGGTGCGGGCATGTTCCTGCTGCCCCAGACGCACACCTTCTGGGCCATCACCGCCGCGCTCGCCGTGGTCGGGGTGGGGAGCGCCATCCTCGGCCCCAGCCTGAGCGCCGCCCTCTCGCTGAGCGCGGGGGCGAACGGGCAGGGGGCCGTCGCCGGGCTCAACAGCAGTGCCCTCGCGCTGGGGCGCATGACCGGCCCGCTGCTGGGCACCGGCCTGTACCAGACCGCCGGGCACGCGGCCCCCTACCTGCTCAGCGGCGGCGTGTTGGGGGCGCTGCTGGTGTGGACCCTGATCGCCCGGCCCCAGGTCCGGCCCGCGGGGAGGGAGGGGGAGGCCGTCAGGAGCTGA
- a CDS encoding TetR/AcrR family transcriptional regulator: protein MVSDPPRPARARSPEEKGQRRDDILRAAERLWAHTPYADLSMNQVARETKLAKGTLYLYFDTKEELFLALLTEHLGRWLEELTALLDERGPKTPGEVADVLVASTRGHEALRRLLILLGTVLEHNVSLELTLSFKREVRTLLQPVLDRVPLPQGVTLRLLMHLYALSVGWQQVTEEQPSTGYLRRQPELAFMFPSFEKELSFSLHAVVDRLVAETAQV from the coding sequence GTGGTCAGCGATCCCCCCCGTCCCGCCCGCGCCCGCAGCCCCGAGGAGAAGGGCCAGCGGCGCGACGACATCCTCCGCGCCGCGGAGCGGCTCTGGGCCCATACCCCCTACGCCGACCTGAGCATGAACCAGGTGGCGCGCGAGACGAAACTCGCCAAGGGCACCCTCTACCTGTATTTCGACACCAAGGAGGAGCTGTTCCTGGCGCTGCTCACTGAACACCTGGGGCGCTGGCTGGAGGAGCTGACGGCCCTGCTCGACGAGCGCGGGCCGAAGACGCCGGGCGAGGTCGCCGATGTCCTCGTCGCCTCCACCCGCGGGCACGAGGCGCTGCGCCGACTGCTGATCCTGCTGGGCACCGTGCTGGAACACAACGTGAGCCTGGAACTGACGCTGAGCTTCAAGCGGGAGGTCCGCACCCTGCTCCAGCCGGTCCTCGACCGGGTGCCCCTGCCGCAGGGCGTCACGCTGCGGCTCCTGATGCACCTGTACGCCCTGTCGGTGGGCTGGCAGCAGGTCACCGAGGAGCAGCCCTCCACGGGTTACCTGCGCCGCCAGCCCGAACTCGCCTTCATGTTTCCCTCCTTCGAGAAGGAGCTGTCGTTCAGCCTGCACGCGGTGGTGGATAGGTTGGTCGCGGAAACCGCCCAAGTCTAG
- a CDS encoding sugar ABC transporter substrate-binding protein: MKKALTVLSLALLGSASAANLTVWTHFGTGELAWLKSQAEAYEKKTGNKVTVVSVPFDQIPDKFIQSAPKGQGPDVIVTLPQDRLGQMAAAGVVEPLNKYVTTTTDLDRTAVSAFTYQGKLLGLPMFAESVALVYNKKLVSKAPTTWAEFLKVAQANTGNGKFGFLYDLSNAYMGYGFINAYGGYVFKNNGGTLNTKDIGLANAGADKASAFLNDLRYKYNLVPEGVSGDAARSAFLQGRLAMFLTGPWDMSDIKKAGLDVGIAPFPTPPGAAGKWSPFVGVQGTLINAYSKNKAAAAAFAKQITSSDAQVAFNKAGGRIPVSLSARTKLKADPVVAGFGKTISMGTPMPNVPQMGAVWGPWSNAIAQSVQKPNQNYTQILDKAVQEINSNIK; encoded by the coding sequence ATGAAGAAAGCTCTTACTGTTCTGTCCCTCGCCCTGCTGGGAAGCGCCAGCGCCGCCAACCTGACGGTCTGGACCCACTTCGGGACGGGCGAACTCGCGTGGCTCAAGAGCCAGGCGGAAGCCTACGAGAAGAAGACGGGGAACAAAGTCACGGTCGTCAGCGTGCCCTTCGACCAAATCCCCGACAAGTTCATCCAGAGCGCCCCCAAGGGCCAGGGTCCCGACGTAATTGTCACGCTGCCCCAGGACCGCCTGGGCCAGATGGCCGCCGCGGGCGTGGTCGAGCCGCTGAACAAGTACGTCACCACCACCACCGACCTGGACCGGACGGCCGTGAGCGCCTTTACCTACCAGGGCAAGCTGCTGGGCCTCCCCATGTTCGCCGAGTCCGTGGCGCTGGTGTACAACAAGAAGCTGGTGTCCAAAGCGCCCACCACCTGGGCCGAGTTCCTGAAGGTCGCGCAGGCGAACACCGGCAACGGCAAGTTCGGCTTCCTGTACGACCTGAGCAACGCCTACATGGGCTACGGGTTCATCAACGCCTACGGCGGGTACGTGTTCAAGAACAACGGCGGCACGCTGAACACCAAGGACATCGGCCTCGCCAATGCGGGCGCGGACAAGGCGAGTGCCTTCCTGAACGACCTGCGCTACAAGTACAACCTGGTGCCCGAGGGCGTGAGCGGCGACGCGGCGCGCAGTGCCTTCCTGCAAGGGCGCCTGGCGATGTTCCTGACCGGACCCTGGGACATGTCCGACATCAAGAAGGCGGGCCTCGACGTGGGCATCGCCCCCTTCCCCACGCCTCCCGGCGCGGCGGGCAAGTGGAGCCCCTTCGTGGGCGTGCAGGGCACCCTGATCAACGCCTACAGCAAGAACAAGGCGGCGGCGGCGGCCTTCGCCAAGCAGATCACCTCCTCGGACGCGCAGGTCGCCTTTAACAAGGCGGGCGGGCGCATCCCGGTCAGCCTTTCGGCCAGGACCAAGCTCAAGGCGGACCCGGTGGTCGCGGGCTTCGGCAAGACGATCAGCATGGGCACCCCCATGCCCAACGTGCCCCAGATGGGCGCCGTGTGGGGCCCCTGGAGCAACGCCATCGCCCAGAGCGTGCAGAAGCCCAACCAGAACTACACGCAGATCCTCGACAAGGCCGTGCAGGAAATCAACAGCAACATCAAGTAA
- a CDS encoding DUF2231 domain-containing protein, with protein MDSQINDRIEDALSNHPSVEVLSERLQGWLKEAEEALPDGLISLLHGEPIGHPLHPILIHLPLGGWIVGGILDFLPGRSSPEREYAADMALLLGTVGAVPTIAAGWTDWSNARGQARRTGLIHGSLNEVAFLLNAASLLARRRGRRGLGKALSGTALALGGVGAFLGGQLVYRHGLGVGHTMTVPQG; from the coding sequence ATGGATTCACAGATCAATGACCGCATAGAAGACGCGCTGAGTAACCACCCTTCCGTGGAGGTTCTGTCCGAACGGCTGCAAGGCTGGCTGAAGGAGGCGGAGGAGGCCTTGCCGGACGGGCTGATCAGCCTGCTGCACGGCGAGCCCATCGGCCATCCCCTGCATCCCATCCTGATTCACCTGCCGCTGGGGGGCTGGATCGTCGGGGGCATCCTCGACTTCCTGCCGGGCCGGAGCAGCCCGGAGCGGGAGTACGCCGCCGACATGGCCCTGCTGCTGGGCACCGTGGGCGCCGTTCCCACGATTGCCGCGGGCTGGACCGACTGGTCCAACGCCCGAGGTCAGGCGCGGCGCACCGGCCTCATCCACGGCAGCCTGAACGAGGTGGCCTTCCTGCTCAACGCGGCCTCCCTGCTGGCGCGCAGGCGCGGGCGGCGGGGCCTGGGCAAGGCGCTCTCCGGCACGGCCCTGGCCCTGGGCGGCGTGGGCGCCTTCCTGGGCGGGCAGCTCGTCTACCGGCACGGCCTGGGGGTGGGACACACGATGACGGTTCCGCAGGGCTAG
- a CDS encoding metallophosphoesterase family protein, whose product MRIAVFGDIHGNLPALRAALADMRAQGAEAFVCLGDVAMDGAWPRECVAEVAALGCPVVRGNADREMLEAPRPFTPRGLPDEREGWEIGNWGREQLTDGDRDVLRTYRPTVSLPDLLCFHGSPERDNEELAAGTPEDRLEELRATHGQQAAWVGGHTHKPLLRTLDGWTLLNPGSVGLPFERRSGGYVNLARAEYLLIDRAGGGWQVTFRAVPYDVEEVRRGLLASGMPHAAWAAGDWVAE is encoded by the coding sequence ATGCGAATCGCGGTGTTCGGCGATATCCACGGCAACCTCCCGGCGCTGCGGGCCGCCCTGGCGGACATGCGGGCACAGGGGGCGGAGGCGTTCGTCTGCCTGGGCGACGTGGCGATGGACGGCGCCTGGCCGCGGGAGTGTGTGGCGGAGGTGGCGGCGCTGGGCTGCCCGGTCGTGCGGGGCAATGCGGACCGGGAGATGCTAGAAGCGCCCCGCCCCTTCACCCCGCGCGGCCTCCCCGACGAGCGGGAGGGGTGGGAGATCGGGAACTGGGGCCGCGAGCAACTGACGGACGGCGACCGGGACGTGCTGCGAACCTACCGGCCCACCGTCAGCCTCCCCGACCTCCTGTGCTTCCACGGCAGCCCGGAGCGGGATAACGAGGAACTGGCGGCGGGGACGCCGGAGGACAGACTGGAGGAGTTGCGGGCCACGCACGGACAGCAGGCGGCCTGGGTGGGCGGCCACACCCACAAACCGCTCCTTCGCACGCTGGACGGCTGGACGCTCCTCAACCCCGGCAGCGTGGGCCTGCCCTTCGAGCGCCGGAGCGGAGGGTACGTCAACCTCGCCCGCGCCGAGTACCTGCTCATTGACCGGGCGGGAGGAGGCTGGCAGGTGACCTTCCGCGCCGTTCCCTACGACGTGGAGGAGGTGCGGCGGGGCCTCCTCGCCTCGGGCATGCCGCACGCGGCGTGGGCGGCGGGGGACTGGGTGGCCGAATAA
- a CDS encoding sugar ABC transporter permease: MTVAPQNPQTPRDVPRSQPLPPGGYVHREPGPLRRALPWLVLAALLVGLVVLGYFLVRSLANSQKSFTIYFVEGGWKRFLLFLLAASGVLALTSLAGQRIGQARTGRRISYLAVLGDQLTHLFLILVVLVAIYPLFYVLLAAFDPNNSLFAFPDFGNPNIFYRTGLLPQLSGLSYDNFRQLFEGFSMPGWQVLLAGIVGAGLAAMLILLLLGRFGRESAGLDRTRTWITRVLLAALAILIIFMTPAQFTGGTNESKFLLSVRNTLFVSGLTGALAILLSTTAGYAMARLRFPGRFQTLLFFIFIQMFPVFLALVAVYTLMVLLGLSNTFTGLILAYSGGAIAFNTWIFKGYVESLPESLEEAAMVDGATRWQAFQRVVLPLSGGILVFIFLNQFIGTYAEFILANVLLTGVEKWTVGIMLLSFTSGQFSTKWGVFAAAATLGAIPIVALFYGFQRYFVGGAVAGGVKE; the protein is encoded by the coding sequence ATGACCGTCGCTCCCCAGAATCCGCAGACGCCCCGCGATGTTCCGCGCTCGCAACCCCTGCCGCCGGGGGGGTACGTCCACCGGGAACCCGGGCCGCTGCGCCGGGCGCTGCCCTGGCTGGTCCTGGCGGCGCTGCTGGTCGGCCTGGTCGTCCTCGGCTATTTCCTGGTACGCAGCCTGGCGAACAGCCAGAAGAGCTTCACGATCTACTTCGTGGAGGGGGGCTGGAAGCGCTTCTTGCTGTTCCTGCTCGCGGCGAGCGGCGTGCTGGCGCTCACCAGCCTGGCGGGGCAACGCATCGGTCAGGCGCGCACCGGGCGGCGCATCAGCTACCTGGCGGTGCTGGGCGACCAGCTCACGCACCTGTTTCTGATCCTGGTGGTGCTCGTCGCCATCTATCCGCTCTTCTACGTGCTGCTGGCGGCCTTCGACCCCAACAACAGCCTGTTCGCCTTCCCCGACTTCGGGAATCCCAACATCTTTTACAGGACGGGGCTCCTGCCCCAGCTCAGCGGCCTGAGCTACGACAACTTCCGCCAACTGTTCGAGGGCTTCTCCATGCCCGGCTGGCAGGTGCTGCTCGCGGGCATTGTCGGGGCGGGCCTGGCGGCGATGCTGATCCTGCTGCTGCTGGGGCGCTTCGGGCGGGAGAGCGCGGGTCTGGACCGTACCCGCACCTGGATCACCCGCGTCCTGCTGGCCGCGCTGGCGATTCTGATCATCTTCATGACCCCGGCGCAGTTCACGGGCGGCACGAACGAGAGCAAGTTCCTGCTGTCGGTCCGCAACACGCTGTTCGTCTCCGGCCTGACCGGCGCCCTGGCGATCCTGCTCTCCACGACCGCCGGGTACGCGATGGCGCGGCTGCGCTTTCCGGGCCGCTTCCAGACCCTGCTGTTCTTCATCTTCATCCAGATGTTCCCGGTGTTCCTCGCGCTCGTCGCCGTGTACACGCTGATGGTGCTGCTGGGCCTGAGCAACACCTTCACCGGCCTGATCCTGGCCTACTCGGGCGGCGCCATCGCCTTTAACACGTGGATTTTCAAAGGCTACGTGGAGTCGCTGCCCGAGTCGCTGGAGGAAGCCGCGATGGTGGACGGCGCCACCCGCTGGCAGGCGTTCCAGCGGGTGGTGCTGCCGCTGTCGGGCGGCATCCTGGTGTTCATCTTCCTGAACCAGTTCATCGGCACGTACGCCGAGTTCATCCTGGCGAACGTGCTGCTGACCGGCGTGGAGAAGTGGACGGTGGGCATCATGCTGCTGAGCTTCACCAGCGGCCAGTTCTCGACCAAGTGGGGCGTGTTCGCCGCCGCCGCCACGCTGGGCGCGATCCCCATCGTGGCGCTGTTCTACGGCTTCCAGCGCTATTTCGTGGGTGGGGCCGTGGCGGGCGGCGTGAAGGAATAG
- a CDS encoding CAP domain-containing protein, giving the protein MKSQSLLILLGSATLLLAACGQTPGPTATAAEQRLSTSADAAGITPLAVTPIALTVGQTYQINVYYGGQPVTPALVTWTSSNAAVATVDQYGLVTARGAGTATVRVALRSNPASFLDFPVNVSKAATAPAPTPTTGTGPSAYEQRVLDLTNQARAQARTCGTQSFPAAAPLTYNAALRTAAYNHSKDMAVRGFFSHTNPDGLSPFDRMRAAGYTNFTAAGENIAAGQSTPEQVVAGWLQSPGHCANIMNAAYRDLGVGYYAGGSYRSYWTQNFGRR; this is encoded by the coding sequence GTGAAATCACAATCTCTTCTTATCCTCCTCGGCTCGGCCACGCTGCTCCTGGCCGCCTGCGGGCAGACGCCAGGGCCTACCGCCACCGCGGCGGAGCAACGCCTCTCGACCTCCGCCGACGCCGCGGGGATCACCCCACTCGCCGTCACGCCCATCGCCCTCACCGTCGGGCAGACGTATCAGATCAACGTGTACTACGGCGGGCAGCCGGTCACGCCCGCCCTTGTCACCTGGACGAGCAGCAACGCGGCGGTGGCGACGGTCGACCAGTATGGCCTGGTCACCGCCCGGGGGGCGGGAACGGCGACCGTGCGGGTGGCGCTGCGCAGCAACCCGGCCAGCTTCCTCGACTTCCCGGTCAATGTCAGCAAGGCGGCGACAGCCCCGGCTCCCACGCCGACGACGGGCACGGGTCCCAGCGCCTACGAGCAGCGGGTCCTGGACCTCACCAACCAGGCCCGCGCCCAGGCGCGCACCTGCGGCACCCAGTCCTTCCCCGCCGCCGCACCCCTGACCTACAACGCCGCCCTGCGCACGGCCGCCTACAACCACTCCAAGGATATGGCGGTGCGGGGCTTCTTCAGCCACACCAACCCCGACGGGCTGAGCCCCTTCGACCGCATGCGCGCGGCCGGGTACACGAACTTCACCGCCGCGGGCGAGAACATCGCCGCCGGGCAGTCCACGCCCGAGCAGGTCGTGGCGGGCTGGCTCCAGAGCCCCGGCCACTGCGCCAACATCATGAACGCCGCGTACCGTGATCTCGGCGTCGGGTACTACGCCGGGGGCAGCTACCGCTCCTACTGGACGCAGAACTTCGGTCGGCGCTGA
- a CDS encoding RsmB/NOP family class I SAM-dependent RNA methyltransferase, whose protein sequence is MTAPRPTANPARVLAARVLTRVLAGETFAAPALDAALTEARLSPRDAGLATHLVYGTLRYAPRLEAALTPLLRGETHPKARALLLAGTFEKLILGTPPHAVVSEYVNVARLARLAPPGLVNAVLRRVESPPETDETRYALPAWLIGVFRAAYGERADTVLADLLQPQPLWLSLSDAGVGSLEAEGSVVEPGPNGVDRVTLARPLRESAAYRRGQAQPINPASLAVVDALGEVEGARVLDLAGGAGVKAAMLAARGARVTSVDVAARKHEAARANLRRLGLHADFLTHDLTTPLDVPPAPFVLLDAPCTGTGTLRAHPEIKLRLTREAVGEMAALQSRMLPNAAALVEPGGLLVYSVCSVTPQEGPEVVRDFLAGHPEFTPEPLPDLELPTVAAGEGVLTVPEGGLDGFFIARLRKGREE, encoded by the coding sequence GTGACTGCCCCCCGCCCCACCGCCAACCCGGCCCGCGTGCTGGCCGCCCGTGTCCTGACGCGCGTGCTGGCGGGGGAAACCTTCGCCGCCCCGGCGCTCGACGCGGCGCTGACGGAGGCGCGGCTCTCCCCCCGGGACGCGGGCCTGGCGACCCACCTCGTGTACGGCACGCTGCGCTACGCCCCGCGCTTAGAGGCGGCCCTCACGCCCCTGCTGCGCGGCGAGACGCACCCCAAGGCGCGGGCGCTGCTGCTCGCCGGGACCTTCGAGAAATTGATCCTGGGCACCCCGCCGCACGCGGTCGTCAGCGAGTACGTGAATGTCGCCCGGCTCGCACGTCTGGCCCCGCCCGGGCTGGTGAACGCCGTGCTGCGCCGGGTCGAGTCGCCGCCGGAGACGGACGAGACCCGTTACGCCCTTCCCGCCTGGCTGATCGGGGTGTTCCGCGCGGCCTACGGCGAGCGGGCGGACACCGTGCTGGCCGACCTGCTCCAGCCGCAACCCCTCTGGCTCAGCCTCTCGGACGCGGGGGTGGGGAGCCTGGAGGCCGAGGGCAGCGTGGTCGAGCCCGGGCCGAACGGGGTGGACCGGGTGACCCTCGCCCGCCCACTGCGCGAGTCCGCCGCGTACCGCCGGGGGCAGGCCCAGCCCATCAACCCAGCCAGCCTGGCCGTGGTGGACGCACTGGGGGAGGTGGAGGGGGCTCGGGTCCTGGACCTCGCCGGGGGGGCAGGGGTGAAGGCCGCCATGCTCGCGGCAAGGGGGGCACGGGTCACGAGCGTGGACGTGGCTGCCCGCAAGCACGAGGCCGCGCGGGCGAACCTGAGGCGCCTGGGCCTGCACGCCGACTTCCTGACCCACGACCTCACCACGCCGCTCGACGTGCCCCCCGCACCGTTCGTCCTGCTGGACGCGCCCTGCACCGGGACGGGCACCCTGCGCGCCCACCCCGAGATCAAGCTGCGGCTGACAAGGGAGGCGGTGGGGGAGATGGCGGCCCTTCAATCCCGGATGCTGCCCAACGCTGCCGCCCTGGTCGAGCCCGGCGGCCTGCTCGTCTACAGCGTGTGCAGCGTCACCCCCCAGGAGGGGCCGGAGGTCGTGCGGGACTTCCTGGCCGGGCACCCGGAGTTCACCCCCGAGCCGCTGCCCGACCTGGAGTTGCCCACCGTGGCCGCTGGAGAGGGCGTGCTGACGGTGCCCGAAGGTGGTCTGGACGGCTTTTTCATTGCGCGGCTCAGAAAGGGGCGGGAGGAGTAG
- the deoD gene encoding purine-nucleoside phosphorylase, with amino-acid sequence MSVHLNAEPGQIAETVLLPGDPLRARHIAETFFEHPVQHNSVRGMLGYTGTYRGQRVSVQGTGMGIASSMIYVNELIRDYGCQNLIRVGTCGSYQPDVHVRDLVLAQAACTDSNINNIRFGHKNFAPIADFGLLLRAYQIARERGFTTHVGNIMSSDTFYHDDFDQYKLWAAYGVLAVEMEAAGLYTLAAKHGVKALTVLTVSDHLVTREETTAEERQQTFNQMIEVALDAGLGL; translated from the coding sequence GTGAGCGTCCACCTCAATGCCGAACCCGGCCAGATCGCCGAGACCGTCCTGCTGCCCGGCGACCCCCTGCGCGCCCGGCACATCGCCGAGACCTTTTTCGAGCATCCCGTGCAGCACAACTCCGTGCGCGGGATGCTGGGTTACACCGGCACCTACCGGGGCCAGCGGGTCAGCGTGCAGGGCACCGGCATGGGCATCGCCTCCTCGATGATCTACGTGAACGAACTGATCCGGGATTATGGCTGCCAGAACCTGATTCGGGTGGGTACCTGCGGCTCCTACCAGCCGGACGTGCATGTGCGCGACCTCGTGCTGGCCCAGGCCGCCTGCACCGACTCCAACATCAACAACATCCGCTTCGGGCACAAGAACTTCGCCCCCATCGCCGACTTCGGCCTGCTGCTGCGCGCCTACCAGATTGCGCGCGAGCGCGGCTTTACCACCCACGTCGGCAACATCATGTCGAGCGACACCTTCTACCACGACGATTTCGACCAGTACAAACTCTGGGCGGCATACGGCGTCCTCGCTGTCGAGATGGAGGCCGCCGGGCTCTACACCCTCGCCGCCAAGCACGGCGTCAAGGCCCTGACCGTCCTCACCGTCTCCGACCACCTCGTGACCCGCGAGGAAACGACCGCCGAGGAACGCCAGCAGACCTTCAACCAGATGATCGAGGTCGCGCTCGACGCGGGGTTGGGGCTGTAG
- a CDS encoding ABC transporter permease subunit yields the protein MLAVLVLLLLMGVSVLIGWLLSGATARVLPSAPPYLILVYTLGALLVLMPVTARLVPWITNWYYLFPAIVFLAAFTVLPVVLTVNYAFTNYSAVNSGSPDSAVRTAAGLSPDRRVVTLAETPQANTIQEYLKCRTPTCAGDTLILFDEEAAVPVRAKIASVSGKQVTLTAPAPAGLAVANATRLNRYEYVGLANFREIFAKASRALWPVFLWTVIFAFSTVVINAVAGLILGILLYNKRLKGRNIYRTLLFLPWAIPAVISVQMWVALFNQQFGIVNKTLGLLGITAIPWLGDPLWAKISILLVNLWLGFPYMMTATISALSTINEDLYEAASIDGASRWQQITNITLPLLRTSFTPILLSGFAFNFNNFGIIYLLTKGGPTQEGREATAQSTDILLSWGYNTAFASSGGQNFALASAIALIIFFLTLAISLVNFKAAGVFEEARR from the coding sequence ATGCTGGCGGTGCTGGTCCTCCTGCTGCTGATGGGGGTCTCGGTGCTGATCGGCTGGCTGCTGAGCGGCGCGACCGCCCGCGTCCTGCCGTCGGCGCCGCCCTACCTGATCCTGGTCTACACGCTGGGCGCCCTGCTGGTGCTGATGCCCGTCACGGCCCGGCTGGTCCCCTGGATCACGAACTGGTACTACCTCTTTCCCGCCATCGTGTTTCTGGCGGCCTTTACGGTGCTGCCCGTCGTGCTGACGGTGAACTACGCCTTTACCAACTACAGCGCGGTGAACAGCGGCAGCCCGGACTCGGCGGTGCGGACGGCGGCTGGCCTCAGCCCCGACCGCCGGGTGGTCACCCTGGCCGAGACGCCGCAGGCGAACACCATTCAGGAGTACCTGAAGTGCCGCACGCCGACCTGCGCCGGGGACACCCTCATCCTGTTCGACGAGGAGGCCGCCGTCCCCGTGCGGGCGAAGATCGCCAGCGTGAGCGGCAAGCAGGTCACACTGACCGCGCCTGCCCCCGCCGGGCTCGCCGTGGCGAACGCCACCCGGCTCAACCGCTACGAGTACGTGGGCCTGGCGAACTTCCGCGAGATCTTCGCCAAGGCGAGCCGGGCGCTGTGGCCGGTCTTTCTCTGGACCGTGATCTTCGCCTTCTCGACGGTGGTGATCAATGCCGTCGCGGGGCTGATCCTGGGCATCCTGCTGTACAACAAGCGGCTCAAGGGCCGCAACATCTACCGTACCCTGCTGTTCCTGCCCTGGGCGATTCCCGCCGTGATCAGCGTGCAGATGTGGGTGGCGCTCTTCAACCAGCAGTTCGGCATCGTGAACAAGACGCTGGGGCTGCTGGGGATCACGGCCATCCCGTGGCTGGGTGACCCCCTCTGGGCCAAGATCAGCATCCTGCTCGTGAACCTCTGGCTGGGCTTTCCCTACATGATGACGGCCACCATCAGCGCGCTCTCGACCATCAACGAGGACCTGTACGAGGCCGCCAGCATCGACGGGGCGAGCCGCTGGCAGCAGATCACGAACATCACCCTGCCGCTCTTGCGGACCTCCTTCACCCCGATCCTGCTCTCGGGCTTCGCCTTCAACTTCAACAACTTCGGCATCATCTACCTGCTCACCAAGGGTGGCCCCACCCAGGAGGGCCGCGAGGCGACCGCGCAGAGCACCGACATCCTGCTCTCGTGGGGGTACAACACGGCCTTCGCCAGCAGCGGCGGCCAGAACTTCGCCCTCGCCAGCGCTATCGCGCTCATCATCTTCTTCCTGACGCTCGCCATCAGCCTGGTGAACTTCAAGGCCGCGGGCGTGTTCGAGGAGGCCCGCCGATGA